The proteins below are encoded in one region of Flavobacterium sp. IMCC34852:
- a CDS encoding glycosyltransferase, producing the protein MYFSIIIPVYNRPDEINELLESLCLSDYDKNFEIVIVEDGSSIPCGEEIDAFRSKLNISYYYKENSGPGDSRNFGMRMAKGQYFIIFDSDCIIPKQYLTEVEKELTLNYVDCFGGSDAALESFSNIQKAINFAMTSFLTTGGIRGGSEKLNKFQPRSFNMGISKKAFEASNGFGNIHPGEDPDLSIRLWKLGFETRLFSKAFVYHKRRIDWEKFSVQVNKFGKARPILDSWYPEYSKLTFFFPTLFIIGFSISIFLFLLGITFPVLCYAFYYILIFVFATLQTKNPEIGFLSVIAVTKQFSGYGRGFLESYIKIKLQKQKPEVAFPELFFKTKS; encoded by the coding sequence ATGTATTTTTCAATTATAATTCCGGTTTATAACAGACCTGATGAAATCAATGAACTTTTGGAAAGTCTGTGTCTTTCCGATTATGATAAAAACTTCGAAATTGTAATTGTTGAGGACGGTTCTTCAATTCCGTGTGGAGAAGAGATTGATGCCTTTAGGAGTAAACTTAATATATCTTATTATTACAAAGAAAACAGCGGCCCGGGTGATTCGAGAAACTTTGGAATGCGAATGGCCAAAGGACAATACTTTATCATTTTTGACTCAGATTGTATCATTCCGAAACAGTATTTGACTGAAGTTGAAAAAGAATTAACTTTGAATTATGTAGATTGTTTTGGAGGTTCCGATGCGGCATTAGAATCATTTTCAAATATCCAAAAGGCAATCAATTTTGCAATGACTTCTTTCTTGACTACCGGAGGAATACGCGGTGGTTCGGAAAAGTTAAATAAATTTCAGCCCAGAAGTTTTAATATGGGAATATCCAAAAAAGCATTTGAAGCCTCAAATGGGTTTGGGAATATTCATCCCGGAGAAGATCCTGATTTATCCATAAGATTATGGAAATTAGGTTTTGAAACAAGGTTGTTTTCAAAAGCATTTGTGTATCATAAGCGAAGAATTGATTGGGAAAAATTTTCTGTTCAAGTCAATAAATTCGGCAAAGCCCGACCAATATTAGACAGTTGGTATCCCGAATACAGTAAGCTGACTTTTTTCTTTCCAACCTTATTTATAATAGGGTTTTCAATTTCAATTTTTTTGTTCCTTTTAGGTATAACCTTTCCGGTTTTATGTTATGCTTTTTATTATATATTAATTTTTGTCTTTGCTACCTTGCAAACTAAAAATCCTGAAATCGGGTTTTTATCTGTAATTGCGGTTACAAAACAATTCTCTGGTTATGGTAGAGGATTCTTAGAATCGTACATCAAAATTAAACTTCAAAAGCAAAAGCCCGAAGTGGCTTTTCCTGAATTATTTTTTAAAACCAAGTCATGA
- a CDS encoding sensor histidine kinase → MNKLFFRLLVILMSLSLIGIILVQVYWFDKSFENNEEQFKFHVKQVLGNVAEKLQKSEAYTYFEQYNNVIDSTGKVPDKSDFLEFGYYQRDSRTNEMIVYSNSIISEDYGINSSFFDRKMDSLREIKNYTAKRKTEIYTDDIDNSSIKQNQSPDIKIEKEGRAEILDNAQFEIFYKDIAALRPIQERISNEKLQKLLSDELNQYGVKTPFEYNIYSNGLATKVKSERFRYEKASTYSIPIFIDNDGNNKYQLLVTFPQKKKFLFSELIGICILSIVFTLIIIIAYSSALNQLIKQRQISEIKTDFINNMTHEFKTPIATINLALDAIKNPKVIEDKEKIYRYLQMIRDENKRMHAQVENVLRISKLEKRELEINKESNDIHGIIEDAIDHVNLIIDDRNGSITTHFDATRTTVLLNDVHFTNVFVNILDNAIKYSPNNPVIDIYTENVKEFVIVKIKDQGAGMTKAAQKRIFEKFYREHTGDLHNVKGHGLGLAYVKRILDDHNCQIFVESEKGKGSTFIIKVPLIN, encoded by the coding sequence ATGAATAAATTGTTTTTTCGTTTACTAGTCATCTTAATGAGTTTATCCTTAATAGGTATAATTCTTGTTCAAGTGTATTGGTTTGACAAATCCTTTGAAAACAATGAAGAACAATTTAAATTTCATGTCAAACAAGTTCTTGGAAACGTTGCTGAAAAATTGCAAAAAAGTGAAGCTTACACGTATTTTGAACAGTACAATAATGTCATAGACAGTACCGGAAAAGTTCCTGATAAAAGCGATTTTTTAGAATTTGGATATTACCAAAGAGATTCCAGAACCAATGAGATGATTGTCTATTCCAATAGCATTATATCTGAAGATTACGGCATTAACTCATCGTTCTTTGACAGAAAAATGGATAGTTTAAGAGAAATTAAAAACTATACCGCCAAACGGAAAACAGAGATTTATACTGATGATATTGACAATTCCTCTATCAAGCAAAATCAATCGCCCGATATAAAAATTGAAAAAGAAGGCCGTGCTGAAATACTGGACAATGCTCAGTTTGAAATTTTTTACAAAGACATAGCTGCTTTAAGACCAATTCAGGAAAGAATTAGTAATGAAAAATTACAAAAGCTATTGTCTGATGAGCTCAACCAATATGGTGTTAAAACACCTTTTGAGTATAATATCTACAGCAACGGTTTAGCCACAAAAGTAAAATCGGAACGATTCAGATACGAAAAGGCTTCAACTTATTCTATCCCGATTTTTATTGATAATGACGGCAATAACAAATACCAGTTGTTGGTCACTTTTCCACAGAAAAAGAAATTCTTATTCTCAGAGTTAATCGGAATTTGCATATTGTCTATCGTATTCACGCTAATCATAATAATAGCTTACTCGAGTGCGTTAAACCAATTAATCAAGCAACGTCAGATTTCTGAAATCAAAACCGATTTCATTAACAACATGACACACGAGTTTAAAACACCCATTGCAACGATAAACTTGGCTTTAGATGCTATTAAAAACCCTAAAGTAATTGAGGATAAAGAAAAGATTTATCGTTATCTCCAAATGATAAGGGATGAAAACAAAAGAATGCATGCCCAGGTGGAGAATGTATTGCGAATCTCCAAATTGGAAAAAAGAGAATTAGAAATCAATAAGGAATCAAACGATATACATGGTATAATTGAAGACGCTATCGACCACGTAAATCTCATCATAGATGACAGAAACGGTAGTATAACTACTCATTTTGATGCCACCAGAACAACGGTTTTGCTGAATGATGTTCACTTTACCAACGTTTTTGTTAATATTTTAGACAACGCCATAAAATATTCTCCCAATAATCCCGTTATAGATATCTATACCGAGAATGTAAAGGAGTTTGTTATTGTCAAAATTAAAGACCAAGGCGCCGGAATGACCAAAGCTGCTCAAAAAAGAATATTTGAAAAATTTTACCGCGAACACACCGGTGATTTGCACAATGTAAAAGGCCACGGATTAGGATTGGCCTATGTAAAACGAATACTTGAC
- the coaE gene encoding dephospho-CoA kinase (Dephospho-CoA kinase (CoaE) performs the final step in coenzyme A biosynthesis.), with translation MTKVIGLTGGIGSGKTLVANYIKSKGIPVYIADDEAKKIMEDLTVIQKVANIFGNEIITNHKIDRAKLAERVFNNSEALQKLNTLIHPLVKQNFDIWLKNHQKFPLVIKEAAILFESGSYKDCDTIITVTAPLETRLQRVIERDKTNRESVLSRMKNQWSEEQKIAKSHFVIHNISVEDTKNQVDNILDLLKNQQY, from the coding sequence ATGACAAAAGTAATCGGACTTACCGGCGGTATTGGCAGCGGAAAAACGTTAGTGGCTAATTATATCAAGTCCAAAGGGATTCCGGTATACATCGCTGATGATGAGGCCAAAAAAATAATGGAAGATCTTACGGTAATTCAGAAAGTGGCCAACATCTTTGGAAATGAAATTATAACGAACCATAAAATCGACCGGGCAAAATTGGCCGAAAGGGTATTTAACAACTCTGAAGCACTTCAAAAGCTCAATACTCTCATTCATCCACTTGTTAAACAAAACTTCGATATTTGGTTGAAAAATCATCAAAAATTCCCATTGGTCATAAAAGAAGCCGCCATTTTATTTGAAAGCGGAAGCTATAAAGATTGTGACACCATTATTACTGTAACGGCACCTTTAGAGACTCGTTTACAGCGGGTTATCGAACGCGATAAAACAAATCGAGAAAGTGTTTTAAGCCGAATGAAAAACCAGTGGTCTGAAGAACAAAAAATAGCGAAAAGCCATTTTGTAATTCACAATATATCCGTGGAAGACACTAAAAATCAAGTGGATAATATTCTTGATTTATTAAAAAATCAACAATATTAA
- a CDS encoding T9SS type A sorting domain-containing protein, which produces MKKHYLMLFALFSLWQINAQVLNQNAGWPNPAWTVTGTYSAAVGALESNPTSTANFAFDDDDAGNPSADNIAAESPVIDLTPAFTAGETLLKVDVQYGYRYLAPDVLRFEYWNADTAAWVAWGGNIPGNNTTVTDLFCSIPKTAYTTSILNIASFTPTQLSGFKYRIAYDDNPDGGSWNWGFCFNSPVLQSIPPPCLTGFNFPSGVFTPSTCDGLTPNQVSDVSYAGDYFTVAVTNGQTYKFTSSVPTDYFTISTDNGASAAAFGTQPLTWVSTVTGNIRVHINTNPACGTEDADRTTNVICGVLCLTGNLYPTETLTADTCDGTTVNVPIDDAWAGEYSNVEVFSANTYTFSTSIATDYLTITSADGLTAFAVGTGSVVYTPTANGTVRFYIHTDAACGTSTTARERRIVCTTAAVLPGCATAPVPADGSTTVPAFATFDLSWTAPTTGDPATSYDVYTGTAVDNLVFGGNFTTTTIPNVGPVGEYSFTIYWQVIARNAAGEAIGCSIWSFTTEAQPTDTVDYANLQWPPTASIVQGGNTTVYGRVYEPGLTDTTSGQAPGVLAWVGISPVGDNSNPNTWTTWIPATFNVEAGNDDEYQAVIGTALAPGTYYYATRFTLNGGPFVYGGINASPPNNGNFWDGATFGSGVLTVTPAPAPANDECSGAIALTAGGVFGDYDIDSSNIASTLSTQTPNPSCGNFNFTTSGKDVWYSVVVPASGTLTIETSTTAVGGAGMDTVIQVYSGDCNALVAVNCDDDGSPETAFGLTRLALTGQTPGATLLIRLFGYNGTTGSYSISAYDASLSGATFDNASFSYYPNPVKNVLNLSYSQAISNVEVYNLLGQKMIANTIGANQGQVDMSNLASGTYIVKVTADNQIKTIKVIKE; this is translated from the coding sequence ATGAAAAAACATTACTTAATGTTATTTGCCTTGTTCTCTTTATGGCAAATAAATGCCCAAGTACTGAACCAAAATGCGGGTTGGCCTAATCCGGCTTGGACAGTTACGGGAACTTACAGTGCTGCAGTCGGAGCTTTAGAATCAAATCCGACATCTACAGCAAACTTTGCTTTTGATGATGATGATGCCGGTAATCCTAGTGCGGATAACATTGCCGCTGAATCACCGGTTATTGATTTAACTCCGGCATTTACTGCAGGGGAAACATTATTAAAAGTAGATGTTCAATACGGATACCGTTATTTAGCTCCGGATGTTTTGCGTTTTGAATATTGGAATGCAGATACTGCTGCTTGGGTAGCTTGGGGTGGAAATATTCCGGGTAACAATACTACGGTTACTGATTTGTTTTGTAGTATTCCAAAGACTGCTTATACAACGTCTATCCTTAACATAGCTTCTTTTACTCCGACTCAATTGTCAGGTTTCAAATATCGTATCGCATATGACGATAATCCTGACGGCGGTTCTTGGAACTGGGGTTTTTGTTTTAATTCTCCGGTTTTACAATCTATACCACCACCATGTTTAACTGGATTTAACTTTCCTTCAGGTGTTTTTACACCTAGTACTTGTGATGGTTTAACACCAAATCAGGTGTCTGATGTATCTTATGCTGGTGATTATTTTACAGTAGCTGTAACTAACGGTCAGACTTATAAGTTTACAAGTTCTGTTCCTACTGACTATTTTACAATTAGTACAGATAATGGAGCCTCAGCGGCAGCTTTTGGTACACAACCACTTACTTGGGTATCTACTGTAACCGGTAACATTAGAGTGCATATCAACACTAATCCTGCTTGCGGTACCGAAGATGCTGATAGAACTACCAATGTAATTTGTGGTGTATTGTGTCTGACAGGAAATTTATACCCAACAGAAACTTTAACTGCAGATACATGTGATGGCACCACAGTTAATGTGCCAATTGATGATGCATGGGCAGGAGAGTATTCTAATGTTGAAGTATTCTCAGCCAATACTTATACTTTTTCAACATCTATTGCTACAGATTATTTAACTATAACTTCGGCAGATGGTTTAACTGCATTTGCAGTAGGAACCGGTAGTGTTGTTTATACACCAACTGCCAATGGTACAGTACGATTTTACATTCATACTGATGCTGCTTGCGGAACTTCAACAACAGCAAGAGAAAGAAGAATAGTTTGTACTACGGCTGCAGTGCTTCCGGGTTGTGCAACAGCTCCGGTTCCTGCTGACGGAAGTACTACTGTACCTGCTTTTGCTACTTTTGATTTGTCTTGGACTGCTCCTACAACAGGTGATCCTGCAACATCTTACGATGTTTATACTGGAACTGCTGTAGACAATTTAGTTTTTGGAGGTAATTTTACTACGACCACCATTCCTAATGTTGGCCCTGTTGGTGAATACAGTTTTACCATCTATTGGCAAGTTATCGCCAGAAATGCAGCAGGTGAAGCAATAGGCTGTTCGATTTGGAGTTTTACAACAGAGGCTCAACCAACAGATACAGTTGATTATGCAAACTTACAATGGCCACCAACCGCTTCGATTGTACAAGGTGGTAATACAACTGTTTACGGAAGAGTTTATGAACCGGGTCTTACAGATACTACTTCAGGGCAAGCACCTGGTGTACTTGCATGGGTAGGAATTAGCCCTGTTGGTGATAATTCAAATCCAAATACATGGACTACATGGATTCCTGCCACTTTCAATGTTGAAGCGGGTAACGATGACGAATATCAAGCTGTAATAGGAACTGCTTTAGCGCCGGGAACTTATTATTACGCTACAAGATTTACTTTAAACGGTGGTCCGTTTGTTTATGGTGGTATCAATGCATCTCCGCCAAACAATGGTAATTTCTGGGATGGGGCTACTTTCGGTAGTGGTGTCTTAACTGTAACTCCGGCTCCGGCTCCGGCTAACGACGAATGTTCAGGTGCTATTGCTTTGACTGCAGGAGGTGTTTTTGGTGATTATGATATTGACTCGTCTAATATTGCTTCTACTTTAAGTACCCAAACACCAAACCCAAGTTGTGGAAACTTTAATTTTACTACAAGTGGAAAAGATGTTTGGTATAGTGTTGTTGTTCCTGCATCAGGTACTTTAACAATTGAAACTTCTACAACAGCTGTTGGTGGTGCCGGTATGGATACGGTTATTCAAGTTTATTCAGGTGATTGTAATGCTTTGGTTGCCGTAAATTGTGACGATGATGGTTCGCCTGAAACAGCATTTGGACTTACCAGATTGGCTTTAACCGGTCAAACACCTGGTGCAACTCTTTTGATTAGATTGTTCGGATATAACGGTACAACCGGTTCTTACAGTATTTCTGCTTATGATGCTTCTTTATCGGGAGCAACTTTTGACAACGCCAGTTTCTCTTACTATCCTAACCCGGTTAAGAATGTATTGAATTTGTCTTACAGTCAAGCGATTTCTAATGTAGAAGTTTACAATTTATTAGGACAAAAAATGATTGCTAATACTATTGGTGCTAATCAAGGTCAAGTTGATATGTCTAACTTAGCCAGCGGTACTTATATTGTAAAAGTAACAGCAGACAATCAGATTAAAACCATCAAAGTGATAAAAGAATAA